One stretch of Streptomyces agglomeratus DNA includes these proteins:
- a CDS encoding sensor histidine kinase, which yields MTGAELASLAAAGAVLLAAGIVLGRVTAGHGRGEDLDLGTPVERATFHTLHTASLAAPPLRAGLTEDTARKAARRLRSLLGTEALCLTDRESVLAWDGPGGDHHREPVMRRVREMLDSGRSQSVRSDCDDLQCPLRWVVIAPLTGEEGVLGALVAYGSRESAVLVRAATEVARWVSVQLELAELDRSRTRIVEAEIRALRAQISPHFIFNSLAAIASFVRTDPERARELLLEFADFTRYSFRRHGDFTNLADELRSIEQYLALAGARFGDRLKVTLQVAPEVLPVALPFLCLQPLVENAVKHGLEDSTDEFKVTIAARDAGAEAVVVIEDNGVGMEPERLRRILAGEHTASSGIGLSNVDDRLRQVYGDDYGLVIETGVGAGMKITLRFPKYRAGVHSSTPAGPGRERDRDRDRDRDQKNRDQKR from the coding sequence ATGACCGGAGCCGAACTCGCTTCCCTGGCCGCCGCCGGCGCCGTACTCCTCGCCGCGGGCATCGTCCTCGGCCGGGTCACCGCCGGCCACGGACGCGGCGAGGACCTCGACCTCGGTACGCCCGTCGAGCGCGCCACCTTCCACACCCTGCACACCGCCTCGCTCGCCGCGCCCCCGCTGCGCGCCGGCCTGACCGAGGACACCGCCCGCAAGGCCGCCCGCCGGCTCCGTTCCCTGCTGGGCACCGAGGCCCTGTGCCTCACCGACCGCGAGAGCGTCCTGGCCTGGGACGGGCCCGGCGGCGATCACCACCGGGAGCCGGTGATGCGGCGCGTGCGGGAGATGCTCGACTCCGGGCGGAGTCAGAGCGTACGCAGCGACTGCGACGACCTCCAGTGCCCGCTGCGATGGGTGGTGATCGCACCGCTGACCGGCGAGGAGGGCGTGCTGGGCGCGCTCGTCGCGTACGGATCACGGGAGTCGGCGGTGCTGGTCCGGGCGGCGACCGAGGTGGCCCGGTGGGTGTCGGTACAGCTGGAACTGGCCGAACTGGACCGTTCGCGCACCCGGATCGTGGAGGCGGAGATCCGTGCCCTGCGCGCCCAGATCTCACCGCACTTCATCTTCAACTCACTGGCCGCGATCGCCTCGTTCGTACGCACCGATCCCGAGCGCGCCCGCGAACTGCTTCTCGAATTCGCGGACTTCACCCGCTACTCCTTCCGCCGGCACGGCGACTTCACCAACCTCGCCGACGAACTGCGCTCCATCGAGCAGTACTTGGCGCTTGCGGGGGCGCGCTTCGGGGACCGGCTGAAGGTGACGCTCCAGGTCGCCCCCGAGGTGCTGCCCGTCGCGCTGCCGTTCCTCTGCCTCCAGCCGCTCGTGGAGAACGCGGTCAAGCACGGTCTGGAGGACTCCACCGACGAGTTCAAGGTCACCATCGCCGCCCGGGACGCGGGCGCCGAGGCCGTGGTCGTGATCGAGGACAACGGTGTCGGCATGGAACCGGAGCGGCTGCGGCGAATCCTCGCCGGCGAGCACACCGCGTCCTCGGGAATCGGTCTGTCGAACGTCGACGACCGGCTGCGGCAGGTGTACGGGGACGACTACGGCCTGGTGATCGAGACGGGCGTGGGCGCCGGCATGAAGATCACCCTGCGGTTTCCCAAATACCGTGCGGGAGTCCATTCCTCGACGCCGGCCGGGCCCGGTCGTGAGCGCGACCGTGACCGTGACCGTGACCGCGATCAGAAGAACCGCGATCAGAAGAGGTGA
- a CDS encoding cation acetate symporter, translated as MNQAYAVAAVTVVVVATVLIGALGLRISRTTSDFYVASRSVRPGLNAAAISGEYLSAASFLGIAGLVLLQGPEMLWYPVGYTAGYLVLLVLVAAPLRRSGAYTLSDFAEARLESPQVRRLASLFVVGIGWLYLLPQLQGAGLTLEILTGAPDWVGGLVVALVVTGAVAAGGMRSITFVQAFQYWLKLTALLVPVLFLVGAWLGDDAPRARFAEPATFREHTVVTIEDTVRVDLARPLRVTVTGTVDGRRHDGEPLALDAGVHRVGAGTELAFPAHAQVPERAGTERTGASSWSQPPASSREEHPLYATYGLILATFLGTMGLPHVAVRFYTSPNGTAARRTTLVVLALVGAFYLLPPVYGALGRIYAPELSLTGEADAAVLVLPDRMIGGVGGDLLGALLAGGAFAAFLSTASGLTMSVAGVLTQDVLPSRGVRHFRLATVLAMAVPLALSIVTVNVPVADAVGLAFAVSASSFCPLLVLGIWWRGLTPPGAVAGLVVGGGAALTAVMATRAGLPGGGWSHSLLAWPAVWSVPLGFLTMVLVSLATRDRIPAGTAGTLARLHLPEDLVVKDGRGGGADR; from the coding sequence GTGAACCAGGCGTACGCGGTGGCCGCCGTCACCGTCGTCGTGGTCGCGACCGTGCTCATCGGCGCGCTCGGCCTGCGTATATCCCGTACCACCTCCGACTTCTACGTCGCATCCCGCAGCGTCAGACCGGGCCTGAACGCCGCCGCGATCAGCGGCGAGTACCTCTCCGCCGCATCCTTCCTCGGCATCGCGGGCCTGGTGCTCCTCCAAGGCCCCGAAATGCTCTGGTACCCCGTGGGCTACACCGCCGGATACCTCGTCCTCCTCGTTCTCGTCGCGGCCCCGCTGCGCCGCTCCGGGGCGTACACGCTCTCCGACTTCGCCGAGGCCCGGCTCGAATCGCCGCAGGTCCGCAGGCTCGCCAGCCTCTTCGTCGTCGGCATCGGCTGGCTCTACCTGCTGCCGCAACTCCAGGGCGCGGGCCTGACGCTGGAGATACTCACCGGCGCGCCGGACTGGGTGGGCGGTCTGGTCGTCGCGCTCGTGGTGACCGGGGCGGTGGCGGCGGGCGGGATGCGGAGCATCACCTTCGTGCAGGCGTTCCAGTACTGGCTCAAGCTCACCGCGCTGCTCGTCCCCGTCCTCTTCCTCGTCGGCGCGTGGCTAGGGGACGACGCGCCGCGCGCCCGGTTCGCCGAGCCCGCCACGTTCCGCGAGCACACGGTCGTGACGATCGAGGACACCGTGCGCGTGGACCTCGCCCGGCCGCTGCGCGTCACCGTGACCGGCACCGTCGACGGCCGGCGCCACGACGGAGAACCCCTCGCCCTCGACGCAGGCGTCCACCGCGTCGGCGCGGGCACGGAACTGGCCTTTCCCGCGCACGCCCAGGTCCCGGAGAGGGCCGGCACCGAGCGCACCGGCGCGTCGAGCTGGTCCCAGCCGCCGGCCAGCAGCCGCGAGGAGCACCCGCTGTACGCGACGTACGGCCTGATCCTCGCCACCTTCCTCGGCACGATGGGCCTGCCGCACGTCGCCGTGCGCTTCTACACCAGCCCCAACGGAACCGCCGCGCGCCGCACGACCCTCGTCGTCCTCGCACTGGTCGGCGCCTTCTACCTGCTGCCCCCGGTGTACGGCGCGCTCGGCCGGATCTACGCCCCCGAACTGTCCCTGACCGGGGAGGCGGACGCCGCCGTACTCGTACTCCCCGACCGGATGATCGGCGGCGTCGGCGGAGACCTGCTGGGCGCGCTGCTCGCGGGCGGGGCCTTCGCGGCGTTCCTGTCCACCGCTTCGGGGCTGACCATGTCGGTCGCGGGCGTGCTGACCCAGGACGTCCTTCCGTCCCGCGGCGTACGGCACTTCAGGCTGGCCACAGTCCTCGCCATGGCGGTGCCGCTCGCCCTGAGCATCGTGACGGTCAACGTGCCGGTCGCCGACGCGGTGGGCCTGGCCTTCGCGGTGTCCGCCTCCTCCTTCTGTCCGCTGCTCGTGCTCGGCATCTGGTGGCGCGGACTGACCCCGCCGGGCGCGGTGGCGGGACTCGTCGTCGGCGGCGGGGCCGCGCTGACCGCGGTGATGGCGACCCGGGCGGGGCTGCCCGGGGGCGGCTGGTCGCACTCCCTGCTCGCCTGGCCCGCCGTCTGGTCGGTGCCGCTCGGATTCCTGACGATGGTGCTGGTGTCGCTGGCGACCCGGGACCGCATACCCGCCGGGACCGCCGGCACGCTGGCCCGGCTCCACCTGCCGGAGGACCTCGTGGTGAAGGACGGCAGGGGCGGGGGAGCGGACCGATGA
- a CDS encoding LytR/AlgR family response regulator transcription factor, with product MLRALAVDDERPALEELLYLLRADPRVRSAEGATDATETLRRINRALDAGPDGDDAIDVVFLDIHMAGLTGLDVARLLAGFARPPLIVFVTAHEGFAVQAFDLKAVDYVLKPVRRERLAEAVRRVCDQVEASPAFTAGAATAAPPHAAAADQIPVELGGVTRFIPIADIAYVEAQGDYARLHTPAGSHLVRIPLSTLEERWAARGFVRIHRRHLVALGRIDELRLDAGVTTVRVGDAELAVSRRHARELRELLMRRARG from the coding sequence ATGTTGCGCGCACTGGCTGTCGACGACGAACGACCGGCACTGGAGGAACTCCTCTACCTGCTGCGCGCCGACCCCCGGGTCCGCAGCGCCGAAGGGGCCACCGACGCCACCGAGACCCTCCGCCGGATCAACCGCGCACTCGACGCGGGCCCCGACGGCGACGACGCCATCGACGTCGTCTTCCTCGACATCCACATGGCCGGGCTCACCGGACTCGACGTCGCCCGGCTCCTCGCCGGATTCGCCCGGCCGCCGCTCATCGTCTTCGTCACCGCCCACGAGGGTTTCGCCGTCCAGGCGTTCGACCTCAAAGCCGTCGACTACGTCCTGAAGCCGGTACGCAGGGAACGCCTCGCCGAAGCCGTACGCCGCGTCTGCGACCAGGTCGAGGCGAGCCCCGCCTTCACGGCAGGGGCCGCGACCGCTGCCCCGCCGCACGCCGCCGCCGCCGACCAGATCCCCGTCGAACTGGGCGGGGTGACCCGCTTCATCCCGATCGCCGACATCGCGTACGTCGAGGCGCAGGGCGACTACGCCCGCCTCCACACGCCCGCCGGCAGCCACCTCGTCCGCATCCCGCTCTCCACCTTGGAGGAGCGCTGGGCCGCCCGCGGCTTCGTCCGGATCCACCGGCGCCACCTCGTCGCCCTGGGCCGCATCGACGAACTGCGGCTGGACGCCGGGGTGACGACCGTGCGCGTCGGCGACGCCGAACTCGCCGTGAGCCGCCGCCACGCGCGGGAGCTGCGCGAACTGCTGATGCGCAGGGCCCGCGGCTGA
- a CDS encoding zf-HC2 domain-containing protein encodes MTDAHVEPLLGVYVLDAPRAGGKAEVVSRLGRSGVCRAACPEVADAAAAAAGRPGGGR; translated from the coding sequence GTGACAGATGCCCACGTGGAGCCGCTGCTGGGCGTGTACGTCCTCGACGCCCCGCGGGCCGGCGGGAAGGCGGAGGTCGTCTCCCGCCTCGGCCGGTCCGGCGTGTGCCGCGCCGCCTGCCCGGAGGTGGCCGACGCCGCCGCTGCCGCCGCGGGACGACCCGGCGGCGGGCGGTGA
- a CDS encoding zf-HC2 domain-containing protein — translation MSTDQRHRDVGAYALGVLDPADSFRFEEHLADCVTCAVRLGEFAGLESTLAAYAHPGGGAQVTLPQRPSAGLLERLLDRVEEGRRQRGRRRLRLVAAAAALIVAGPLAALGLQAPAGEEGGETVRQYAATDPASGVSASVALQERAWGSGIGLELARVEGPLACELVVVGTNGEEQTVTTWAVPPGGYGMPGVAGHEEPLRTQGGAALSGAEIDRFEVRTLNGKHLVTIEA, via the coding sequence ATGAGCACGGACCAGCGGCATCGGGACGTCGGCGCGTACGCGCTCGGCGTCCTCGATCCAGCGGATTCGTTCCGCTTCGAGGAACATCTGGCCGACTGCGTGACGTGCGCCGTGCGGCTCGGCGAGTTCGCCGGACTGGAGTCGACGCTGGCCGCGTACGCGCATCCCGGCGGCGGCGCGCAGGTGACGCTGCCACAGCGGCCGTCGGCCGGGCTGCTGGAGCGGCTGCTCGACCGGGTGGAGGAGGGGCGCCGACAGCGCGGCAGGCGCCGGCTGCGGCTGGTCGCAGCGGCCGCTGCGCTGATCGTCGCCGGGCCGCTCGCGGCGCTCGGGCTCCAGGCGCCGGCCGGTGAGGAGGGCGGCGAAACGGTACGGCAGTACGCCGCCACCGATCCGGCATCCGGCGTCTCGGCGTCCGTCGCGCTCCAGGAACGCGCCTGGGGGTCGGGGATCGGGCTCGAACTCGCGCGGGTCGAAGGGCCGCTGGCCTGCGAACTGGTCGTCGTCGGCACGAACGGCGAGGAGCAGACGGTCACCACCTGGGCGGTCCCGCCGGGCGGCTACGGAATGCCGGGCGTCGCGGGCCACGAGGAGCCGCTGCGCACGCAGGGCGGCGCGGCGCTGAGCGGAGCCGAGATCGACCGCTTCGAGGTCCGTACGCTCAACGGAAAGCACCTGGTCACGATCGAGGCGTGA
- a CDS encoding Fpg/Nei family DNA glycosylase, which produces MPELPEVEALREFLDAHLVHREITRVVPAAISVLKTYDPPLSALEGAAVTSVGRHGKFLDIAAGGLHMVTHLARAGWLRWKDDLPAEPPRPGKGPLALRVALAGGAGFDLTEAGTKKSLAVYVVRDPADVPGIARLGPDPLADGFGRDRFAELLHGERRQLKGALRDQSLIAGIGNAYSDEILHVAKMSPFKPVANLTDDEITTLYEALRGTLAEAVERSRGVAAGRLKAEKKSGLRVHGRTGEACPVCGDTIREVSFSDSSLQYCPTCQTGGKPLADRRLSRLLK; this is translated from the coding sequence ATGCCCGAACTGCCGGAAGTCGAAGCGCTGCGCGAGTTCCTCGACGCGCACCTGGTCCACCGGGAGATCACCCGCGTCGTCCCGGCCGCGATCAGCGTGCTCAAGACGTACGACCCGCCGCTCTCCGCGCTGGAGGGCGCCGCGGTGACCTCCGTCGGACGGCACGGCAAGTTCCTCGACATCGCAGCGGGCGGCCTGCACATGGTGACCCACCTCGCCCGGGCGGGCTGGCTGCGCTGGAAGGACGACCTGCCGGCCGAGCCGCCGCGCCCCGGCAAGGGGCCGCTCGCGCTGCGCGTCGCCCTGGCGGGCGGCGCGGGTTTCGACCTGACGGAAGCCGGCACGAAGAAGAGCCTCGCCGTGTACGTCGTACGCGATCCGGCGGACGTGCCGGGCATCGCCCGGCTCGGCCCCGATCCGCTCGCCGACGGTTTCGGACGCGACCGGTTCGCGGAGCTGCTGCACGGTGAACGACGGCAGCTCAAGGGAGCCCTGCGCGACCAGAGCCTGATCGCCGGGATCGGCAACGCGTACAGCGACGAGATCCTGCACGTGGCGAAGATGTCGCCCTTCAAGCCCGTCGCGAACCTGACCGACGACGAGATCACGACGCTGTATGAGGCGCTGCGCGGCACCCTCGCCGAGGCGGTCGAGCGATCGCGCGGGGTGGCCGCGGGGCGGCTGAAGGCGGAGAAGAAGAGCGGGCTGCGGGTGCACGGCCGGACCGGGGAGGCGTGTCCGGTGTGCGGCGACACGATCCGCGAAGTGTCGTTCAGCGACTCGTCGTTGCAGTACTGCCCCACCTGCCAGACAGGCGGCAAGCCGCTCGCGGACCGCAGACTGTCACGGCTGCTCAAGTAA
- a CDS encoding wax ester/triacylglycerol synthase family O-acyltransferase — MSTELLAPLDLAFWHLESTEHPMHLGALAFFEGTSAADGDRVAGLLAGRAAAIPRLRMRVRAVLLPVGGAAWFAAKDFDVRRHVRQIRLPGGDFAAHATGIAGELMEQPLERGLPPWEMYVLTAADSGMFAVLVKLHHALADGMRAVAIGAGIFDQIAGAGAAGARRERSVPPRSWLPGPHQVVGFARDRIEELSRAVGIGASVMRASRFDLRGASAFAAGSSGTRRLATAVLGLDDVRGIRRVSGGTANDVLLAVVAGGLRRWMLERGEPLPGADPRALVPVSRRRPGSAAASGNRLSAYLLGLPVSEPDPWARLTAVRRAMDRNKAEGPGRGAGAVAVLADHLPPLAHRFGAPIAGSAARMLFDVLVTSVPLPRSTLSLGGSPLRALYPMAPLARGQSLAVALTTYGGRVHVGLVADAKAVPDLDRLAESMTDETAALLRAATG; from the coding sequence TTGAGCACCGAGCTTCTGGCACCGCTTGACCTGGCGTTCTGGCACCTCGAATCCACCGAACATCCCATGCACCTGGGCGCCCTCGCCTTCTTCGAGGGCACGTCGGCGGCCGACGGTGACCGGGTCGCCGGGCTGCTGGCCGGGCGCGCCGCCGCCATCCCCCGGCTGAGAATGCGCGTACGCGCCGTCCTGCTCCCCGTGGGCGGGGCGGCCTGGTTCGCGGCCAAGGACTTCGACGTACGCCGCCACGTACGGCAGATCCGGCTCCCCGGCGGGGACTTCGCCGCCCACGCCACCGGGATCGCCGGCGAGCTGATGGAACAGCCGCTCGAACGCGGACTGCCGCCCTGGGAGATGTACGTCCTGACCGCCGCGGACTCCGGGATGTTCGCCGTACTCGTCAAACTGCACCACGCCCTCGCCGACGGCATGCGCGCCGTCGCCATCGGAGCCGGCATCTTCGACCAGATCGCGGGCGCGGGCGCGGCGGGAGCCCGGCGGGAGCGCAGCGTGCCGCCCCGGTCGTGGCTGCCGGGGCCGCACCAGGTCGTCGGCTTCGCCCGCGACCGGATCGAGGAGCTGAGCCGGGCCGTCGGCATCGGTGCCTCCGTGATGCGGGCCAGCAGGTTCGACCTGCGGGGGGCGAGCGCGTTCGCGGCGGGCTCCAGCGGGACCCGGCGGCTCGCCACCGCCGTGCTGGGGCTGGACGACGTACGCGGGATCCGCCGGGTCTCGGGCGGCACGGCGAACGACGTGCTCCTCGCCGTCGTCGCCGGAGGTCTGCGCCGCTGGATGCTGGAGCGCGGCGAACCGCTGCCCGGCGCCGACCCGCGCGCCCTCGTGCCGGTGTCCCGGCGCCGCCCCGGCAGCGCGGCGGCCTCCGGCAACAGACTGTCGGCCTACCTGCTGGGGCTGCCCGTCTCCGAGCCCGACCCCTGGGCGCGGCTGACCGCCGTGCGCCGGGCCATGGACCGCAACAAGGCCGAAGGGCCGGGGCGCGGCGCCGGCGCGGTCGCCGTGCTGGCCGACCACCTCCCGCCGCTCGCCCACCGGTTCGGCGCCCCGATCGCGGGCAGCGCGGCGCGGATGCTCTTCGACGTACTCGTGACGAGCGTGCCGCTGCCCCGCTCCACCCTCTCGCTGGGCGGCAGCCCGCTGCGCGCGCTCTACCCGATGGCGCCCCTCGCCCGGGGCCAGTCCCTGGCCGTCGCCCTCACGACGTACGGCGGACGGGTGCACGTCGGCCTCGTCGCGGACGCCAAGGCGGTCCCCGACCTGGACCGGCTGGCCGAGAGCATGACCGACGAGACGGCAGCCCTGCTGCGGGCCGCCACGGGCTGA
- a CDS encoding SpoIIE family protein phosphatase, whose protein sequence is MGGFDWDLDSGLMRMDESALAVFDLRPDEYSGRPEELAGRVPPTEAARLDAQVSQALKDGSVTYGAYFRIRCRDGSLRWTHTQGCVRRDTTGRPRRIIGIVRDATQELADSTDRLEHDAERRRKTSLVQGTTAALAHARTVKDVIDVLNDSQGLENLGATSLVMGLVEAGRIHLVADGPDGSFVPGTRYTRIDEQYPMSEVVRTLAPRFIESPEDFANSYPMLWPHIRGLGITSAAYLPLIAQARPVGALGLLYGDRIGFTSDERNVLIALGSSIAQSLQRAMLFEQDKDLAEGLQQAMLPRRIPSVPGAQIAVRYRAARLGRDVGGDWYDVIPLPGGRVGAVIGDVQGHDTHAAAVMGQLRIVLRAYAAEGHTPATVMARASVFLDELDTDRFATCTYAETDLTTGVVQLVRAGHIDPLVRHADGTCRRLPVEGGLPLGLSAEFGQLEYPVTTVELDPGQALLLCTDGLVELPGADLDDGMQMLSALVRTGPRDLQQLADKLCEVVDERGGEDDVALLLLLRKGADVPRAGGRLQQHVAQNDPEALSSARHMVRAAVRAWGARERADEIELAADELMTNALMHTDGGAVITARVLAGAERRLRIEVEDRSSALPRRREAGESGVSGRGLMLVDRLADVWGVESRGSGKCVWCEFVVPDRP, encoded by the coding sequence ATGGGGGGCTTCGACTGGGACCTCGACAGCGGGCTCATGCGGATGGACGAGTCCGCCCTCGCCGTCTTCGACCTGCGCCCCGACGAGTACTCCGGCCGCCCGGAGGAGCTCGCCGGCCGTGTGCCGCCCACCGAGGCGGCCCGCCTGGACGCCCAGGTCTCCCAGGCGCTGAAGGACGGCAGCGTGACGTACGGCGCCTACTTCCGCATCCGCTGCCGCGACGGCAGCCTGCGCTGGACCCACACCCAGGGCTGCGTACGCCGTGACACCACCGGCCGGCCGCGCCGCATCATCGGCATCGTCCGCGACGCCACCCAGGAACTCGCCGACTCCACCGACCGGCTCGAACACGACGCGGAACGGCGCCGCAAGACCAGCCTGGTCCAGGGCACGACCGCCGCACTCGCCCACGCGCGCACCGTCAAGGACGTCATCGACGTGCTCAACGACTCGCAGGGCCTGGAGAACCTCGGCGCGACCAGCCTCGTGATGGGGCTGGTCGAGGCGGGCCGCATCCATCTCGTCGCCGACGGCCCCGACGGCTCGTTCGTGCCCGGCACCCGCTACACGCGGATCGACGAGCAGTACCCGATGAGCGAGGTGGTCCGTACCCTCGCGCCCCGTTTCATCGAGTCGCCGGAAGACTTCGCCAACTCCTACCCGATGCTCTGGCCGCACATCAGGGGCCTCGGCATCACCTCCGCCGCCTACCTGCCGCTGATCGCCCAGGCCCGCCCCGTCGGCGCGCTGGGGCTGCTGTACGGCGACCGGATCGGGTTCACCTCAGACGAGCGCAACGTCCTGATCGCGCTGGGCAGCAGCATCGCGCAGAGCCTCCAGCGGGCCATGCTCTTCGAGCAGGACAAGGACCTGGCCGAGGGCCTCCAGCAGGCCATGCTGCCGCGCCGTATCCCGTCCGTCCCCGGTGCGCAGATCGCCGTCCGCTACCGTGCGGCCCGCCTCGGCCGTGACGTCGGCGGCGACTGGTACGACGTGATTCCGCTGCCGGGCGGACGCGTCGGCGCCGTCATCGGCGACGTACAGGGCCATGACACGCACGCCGCCGCCGTCATGGGACAGCTGCGCATCGTGCTGCGCGCGTACGCCGCCGAGGGCCACACGCCGGCCACGGTGATGGCACGGGCGTCCGTATTCCTCGACGAGCTGGACACCGACCGCTTCGCCACCTGTACGTACGCCGAGACCGACCTGACCACCGGGGTGGTCCAGCTCGTACGGGCCGGTCACATCGACCCGCTCGTGCGCCACGCCGACGGCACGTGCCGCCGGCTGCCCGTCGAGGGCGGCCTGCCGCTCGGCCTCTCGGCGGAGTTCGGTCAGCTCGAATACCCGGTGACGACGGTCGAGCTCGACCCCGGCCAGGCCCTGCTGCTGTGCACCGACGGGCTCGTGGAACTGCCGGGCGCCGACCTCGACGACGGCATGCAGATGCTTTCCGCCCTGGTCCGCACCGGGCCCCGCGACCTCCAGCAGCTCGCCGACAAACTGTGCGAAGTCGTCGACGAGCGGGGCGGCGAGGACGATGTGGCGCTGCTGCTGCTCCTCCGCAAGGGCGCGGACGTACCCAGGGCCGGCGGGCGGCTACAGCAGCACGTCGCGCAGAACGACCCCGAAGCGCTGAGCTCGGCGCGGCACATGGTCCGGGCGGCGGTCCGGGCCTGGGGGGCCCGCGAGCGCGCGGACGAGATCGAGCTGGCCGCCGACGAGCTGATGACCAACGCGCTGATGCACACGGACGGCGGGGCCGTCATCACCGCCCGCGTACTGGCCGGCGCCGAGCGCAGACTGCGGATCGAGGTCGAGGACCGCTCCAGCGCGCTGCCGCGCCGCCGAGAGGCGGGGGAGTCGGGGGTGTCGGGGCGGGGGCTGATGCTCGTCGACCGGCTGGCGGACGTGTGGGGCGTCGAATCGCGGGGCAGCGGCAAGTGCGTCTGGTGCGAGTTCGTCGTGCCCGACCGGCCCTGA
- a CDS encoding YndJ family protein, with the protein MSVLVNLIVMLGMLVIVPMGLRLFGSPGLTRIRRLWPLLAAPGAVALWLPRGPAATALAAVYAAGTLALALHAPARLARTRSLDPAEIAVLTALATPSVAGLALVAERSGHELFGFDLEILALTVPHFHFAGFAAALVAGLVCRTTANRPAGRFAALSVPLGTLLVLAGYFVDDWAELAGAVVLTAGMWAVALLTWQDVRDDRQDRTTRTLLAVSAAVLVATMLLALSWALGEATGLPHPGLTWMAATHGLGNALGFALCAVLAWRRLDRRLDPRFAKENTV; encoded by the coding sequence GTGTCCGTGCTGGTCAATCTGATCGTGATGCTCGGGATGCTCGTCATCGTCCCCATGGGGCTGCGGCTCTTCGGTTCGCCCGGGCTCACCCGGATCCGGCGGCTGTGGCCGCTGCTCGCGGCGCCGGGAGCCGTCGCTCTGTGGCTGCCGCGCGGCCCGGCCGCCACCGCGCTCGCCGCGGTGTACGCCGCCGGAACGCTGGCCCTCGCGCTGCACGCCCCGGCGCGGCTGGCCCGGACCCGCTCGCTCGACCCGGCCGAGATCGCCGTACTCACCGCGCTCGCGACCCCGTCGGTCGCGGGCCTCGCGCTGGTCGCCGAGCGGTCGGGGCACGAACTGTTCGGCTTCGACCTGGAGATCCTCGCGCTCACCGTGCCCCACTTCCACTTCGCGGGCTTCGCAGCCGCCCTGGTGGCGGGGCTGGTGTGCCGGACGACCGCGAACCGGCCGGCCGGCCGGTTCGCGGCGCTGAGCGTGCCGCTCGGCACGCTGCTCGTGCTGGCCGGGTACTTCGTCGACGACTGGGCCGAGCTGGCCGGAGCCGTCGTACTCACCGCCGGCATGTGGGCGGTGGCGCTGCTGACCTGGCAGGACGTACGGGACGACCGACAGGACCGGACGACCCGCACGCTGCTCGCCGTTTCGGCCGCCGTCCTGGTCGCGACGATGCTGCTGGCCCTCAGCTGGGCGCTCGGCGAAGCGACCGGCCTTCCGCACCCCGGTCTGACCTGGATGGCCGCCACCCACGGTCTGGGCAACGCGCTGGGGTTCGCACTGTGCGCGGTGCTGGCCTGGCGGCGACTCGACCGACGACTCGACCCACGATTCGCCAAGGAGAACACCGTATGA
- a CDS encoding DUF1990 family protein gives MSTFTYPEVGATRQDTLPAGYHHLRHRVPVGAGRAAFEAAGRAVTTWRLHRASGVRVRADAARAEPGVAVECAIGIGPLRLTAPCVVVWTAYESDRTGFAYGTTGRHPERGEESFVVELADDGTVWFTVTAFSLPGRWYTRLAGSFVPVCQHWYARRLGRTLQRIAAGAPVRR, from the coding sequence ATGAGCACCTTCACCTACCCCGAGGTCGGCGCCACCCGGCAGGACACCCTGCCCGCCGGCTACCACCACCTGCGCCACCGCGTTCCCGTGGGCGCCGGACGCGCCGCCTTCGAAGCGGCGGGCAGGGCGGTGACCACCTGGCGGCTGCACCGGGCGTCGGGCGTGCGGGTACGGGCGGACGCCGCGCGGGCCGAGCCCGGCGTGGCCGTCGAGTGCGCGATCGGCATCGGACCGCTGCGCCTGACCGCACCGTGCGTGGTCGTCTGGACGGCGTACGAGAGCGACCGGACCGGATTCGCGTACGGGACGACGGGCCGGCACCCGGAACGCGGCGAGGAGTCGTTCGTCGTGGAGCTGGCCGACGACGGAACGGTGTGGTTCACCGTCACCGCGTTCAGCCTGCCGGGCCGCTGGTACACCCGGCTCGCCGGATCCTTCGTGCCCGTCTGCCAGCACTGGTACGCCCGGCGCCTCGGCAGGACCCTCCAGCGGATCGCCGCGGGAGCACCCGTACGCCGATAA